The DNA window CTGTGAAAAATCATCTAATGACTTTAATGGCACTGAAGAGCTATCTAAATCATTTTCCACTGTGGAAAGTAATAAAAAAACAAGGAAAAGCCAGTTATCTCAGCTTTCACTTAAATCATATTTCAAGAAAACAGTTGGTGTAATTGATAATTCAGACAGTATTTGTGCTGATAAGAAGCTTAATCAAGCAGAAATGTCGAGTCCTCTTCTTGAAGTGAATGGAACTCTGGATGAAGGTGCTCAACATTATGCTGAGTTGCAGTCGGAACAAGGGACTTCAATTCAAGAAGATGATTCCTCTCAACCTTCAGAAAAAGAAAGGAATGGTTTGGCCTTAGTTGAGTGGCAAAGGATTCAGCAAATTATGCAAACTAGCATACCTCTTTGTAAGGGCCACAAGGAACCTTGTGTTCCTCGAGTGGTGAAGAAATCTGGACCTAATATAGGGCGACGATTTTATGTCTGTGCCCGCGCTGAGGTATCCCTGTCTTGTTACTCAGTTTTCCCTGTCTTGTTACTTAGTTTTCAACTGTCTTGCCTCTCTTGAAAATATTTCCTACCTGAACCCTTGGAGATCTTCTAGACTTCTGCTTAACCCATTGACACTTGATAAAAAGATAGTTCAGATAACAGCCATACACTgatgaatttttgtttttttttcttttactcTTGGTACATGTATCTTACTGACAGTAAATTTGTTGCGTTATATCCCCCACATTGTTTTTATAGCATAAAGACCGATTCTTTTCAAAAGATCATGATCGACTTCTGTGTGCTTTTATCCCTGGTGCTGATCGGTCATCAATATTCTGAAGTGACCATTATTTAGTAGCATTGTTTTACATTTGTTTCATGTGGAGTTTCCTGATTGTGGGGGCAGTGAGTTGCTTATGGACTGATGCAAGCAGTTTTTGGGCTGATGGAGCTGTAATCTAATATTGAAACACTCTTAAATATATCTCTCTCTTTTTTACGAGCATTTTCTTAAATCTCAGGGACCTGCATCTAATTCTGAAGCAAACTGTGGTTTTTTCAAATGGGCAACTTCAAACTCAAAGGGGAAACGATGACAATATCGATGACTGGGTGGCTATTAAAGTGCGACGACTCAGTTGCAACATAGTGATCTCTATGAATATGTGTTACAGCTATGCGTTCTGCTCTCAGCGGTAAGTCCTCTCAAACAGTATCAATTGTGTACATGATACATGAGAATCAAAAGCTTTGTAGCATAATGAACAAAATAAACCAGACATGCTATGCTGTCTTGTTTAACCAAGTTCATGATTATGCGAACTCGCAAGTTTCTAAAATGGTTCCAAATTTGTTATGGTTGAGGTTAGCCTGTGCACAACTGGGGCTTGGTTGCTTGGAGCACGGAACtgtgtgatccttgcaacagcAGAAGGGCAATATACAACGTTTGAATAGCTTATGCAATTGAAGGCGAAGAGCTTGGTTTGAGATGCTATCTCAAAGTAAATGACACATCAAGAAATGACAACCATGGGCATGGATAAGGTGACAATGTCAATTATCAAGcatatttttttatacaacaaaatattttattttgtatttaaagAATTGATCCATTGGTCCAACCACCATCACCGATAACCCGGTTACCCACTGTTTAGACTGGGTCCATATCGGGCTAGGCTAAAAAGTCACTTGGAGCCACATCTATTGTCAAGGGCTTAGAGCTTGAGATTAGAAACGCTCACAAGATCTGCCCTGGCCTTGGTATTAAACACAAGTTTGTACCCAAAGgttatataaaaatatcaagCAATAATACTGATCTATTTTATGCGAcccttttttaaaattaaattaaatacccTTTAATGTAATTACTCTTGACATATAAATTATTTCTCTCTTTTATCTAATTAAGATGATAAATATAACATCGTTAAGAACGGCAACATGTTGCCTTCACACTGTGTttggattgatatttgcattaacaAATAATTTGAAATCCATTATTTCAAGATCTTGTTAGACAAAGAATACCATATTACAAAAGAAAGAGTTCTTACCGAAGTATATTTCATAAAAACCATAGACTGAGAGTTCAGCTCGACAGATTGGCCAAGAATGACTTCAACTTTCTTTGAACTCaaccaatttaactctttttCTCCCGCCTTTTCTCCCATAAATTCCAATAACCCCCCGGTGCTCTAGTGTTACTTTTTTATCAGGGAAATCTACACTGATTTCTCCTGCTAGCTCTACACCAGTCGGCCCCCCTCCAATGATCAAAATtgagttggcaaattttatcttttcttGCTCTGCCATACACATACTTAGCAAAGTCAGATGCCAGCAATGAATCAGCGTTAAATTTCGTGTATTTTGATTAAGAATCTCAAAAGACGCAAGGAGAGAATAGTATGAAATTAAGTGCTCAAATCCaccaaattatgatatttttgtgGATATCATCTAGAAGTTCACTCGGTTAAATCATATGTATAAATGAATGCACCATACTAACTAACAGCCTAACATAATACTCCACCAATAGAAAATTATACCATCACTGCCAAAATGTGAGTCATAGTTTTAAATTCAGGCCATTTCAGTAGACAAAAAAAAACAAGGAGTTCACCTCGACTGAGTTCACTGAGGGGATTCTATACAACAAAGGGAGAAATACTCCTATATATCACATCTTTATACATATAGATCCCAGCTGCATTTCATACAAAACCCACATATATTTTGATTCATCTGATGGTATACAAGATGTAGCTTATACCAACAAATACGTTGAATTGTTATGACAAGTAGATATAATAACAGCTTTCTGCAGTTGTTTATCAATTTTACCTGCTTGGAAGTAATGAAGCCTCTCAGCTTTTGTAAAATCGCCAGTGTGCACAGGGCCTGTGGCAATGACAAGATAATCATACTCGATTAAATGGCCTTGAGCAGTCAATACATCTTCTTTTGTGATGCCAGTTGCAGCAGATCATGCAATGACATGAGCCTTAGGAAGGTAGTCTGAGTGATTGATCGAATATCTTTCGGCAAATGAGGGTTCGACCATGGCTCTCAGATTTGCCCAGGAATCTCTGAACACTCCTTCCTACGATTTATTTCAATGAATTAATTGAAACCCAACTCTGAAGATGTTTCGGCTAGAGAAATTTTAGATAACAAATCATGTGAAAAAACCCGAGTTTCTGGCAAGTTATTCCTAACTGATTCAAGCCCTTCACCCTCCCATTCCTTATATTTTAGATTTACCGCTACCAACCGTAAACcaaatgaaatcaaatcaaaactaGGGGAGGAGCATATAATATCAGGGAAGAAAAGAATCATCTTTTTAACTTCAAAAACTGgcatatattttcttttttcctcTTTCCCTAATCATGAAGCAACAAGATTGCCTGATTTTCAATGTCGAGAAACAAATGTAAGGTTCGTTTCAATCCAAATTCCAGAAATCATAGTAAAATATTCGGAAGGTGAAGAAATTATCCCCCAACAGTTCTAATCCCGCTGTTTATTGATAAGCTTTGAAACAACTGAATCGACCATCTAAGCAAACTTATAGCCTTATGTTACTACATTTGCGTCTAAAACGTCTATGTATCCAAGTCACAAAACCTACTTGTAACCAAAATGTCGAAAAGCCGCAGAGAAGAGCTTAATGCTTTGGAATGAGGCAAATACCGCCGTTAAGATTGTGCAAAGTTATGGGACATCAATCTACTTCATCTACTGTGATAGATAATACTTGGTGGGAGCATTAGAGAAAGATGGAACAAATTGCTCCAATCTTCGGTGAACAAATTTCAAAATATCAAGGAATTTTAAATCGAAGAAGTcttctaaattgaaaataatttcgtattaattatttaatattatttgattaaatttaaaataggaATAGGAATTCTGGCCAATCTGTGACCGTCATTGGGAGGAGTACCCTCTCGTACGACATATGGACCCAACCCACCCGCCGCCCAATGAAAAGTAAATGCAAACCCCTTCCGACTCTCCCAAGGCCCGCCACAATTATGGACTAATCATTAAGGGCTTTTAAATAAATCAGACTCAATCATTGCAAACTACTTggtttacataaataaatattagtGAGATTAGTATCAGTTAAATTCAATTTTCGACCATATATTGTTGATAAAACAGCCTTttcatttttataaatttatactTACAACATGGttatgataataaaattaagaatgaaaataaaattttaatatctgtactattttattaaatttgaaatacttagaataattaattttggTGTCATAGTCTGTTTtagtaattatatatattaataaaatgttaaaattttaatgcaaaTTATATGTAGTTAAACAGATAGAGTCATTGTTTATTGACCTTTAGGTTATAAGTTCAATTCCCGTTGTtgtcatttttttattattttattttttaattatatatcaaaattacagtgtAGTCCCTtactatttcttataattatattttgatactcatttaaatataaatcaaatgaattataaaaaatattatagatCAACtagttttataaaaaaaattgaacctAAATTTATAACTTCATTCTGAATTTCTTTGATCTCAATTATATATACTTCTTCAAACTGATTAAAAAATTCACTAAAAATATcgattatataaaaaaaattaaatctatcattatatatatatatatgtgtgtgtgtgcgtgcgtgCGTATGCGTGATTTGTCATGTTATAATTAAGACGAGACGAGACGAGTACTAAAATTCGATAAATCTCCATCGTTGTGATCAATAAATATTTCCCTAGGTTTGTTTCCTTGTTGAATCCATCAGCCTATTTAACTCCGCCACGCCTCTGACAAACCCCCCCACGATTCACCTATTAGCTCTCCTAATCTTAACCAGTCACCATACTTGCCGACCTAACACATCAACAATGGCGGTTTCATTCTTCCCTCGCTCTGTCGGCCTATATATATGATTCTAATTTATACACCCACTTCTTTTCACACTTTCTTCCTTCATTCTTTGTCCCATAATTTAACGAAATATGACGATAGCATATCGTGTACGGCTGTATTTCCTTGTTTCGTGGCTCATCATGTTAATCTCAGGTATTGTGGTTTCATCTGTTTCTTGGTTTATTGTGATCGGTTTTGTTATTGAATATTGGCTTTGATGGTTGATTTGTTTGTTCTTGAATCCAGGCGGGGCGTTTTCAGCGACGTTTACTTTTGTGAACCAGTGTTCTTACACAGTATGGCCGGGGATACTATCCAACGCCGGCACTCCACAGCTTTCGACCACGGGATTCGCACTCGGGCCCGGTGGCTCGGTTCCGATCCCCGTCCCTTCCGCATGGTCCGGCCGCATGTGGGGACGAACTTTCTGTTCCCAGAACCCCACGTCTGGAAAATTCACCTGCGTCACCGGCGACTGCGGCTCAGGGAACATGGAGTGCAGCGGCGGTGGAGCGGAGCCTCCAGCTACTCTGGCGGAGTTCACGCTCAACGGGGCAGACGGGCTCGACTTCTATGACGTCAGCCTCGTGGACGGTTACAATCTTCCTATGCTAGTGGTCCCTAAGAACGGCGACAGAGGGAATTGTACGGTTACGGGGTGCATAGCCGACCTAAACGCTGCCTGCCCTTCTGATTTGAAGGTGACGAACGACGACGGTGCGAGCGTTGCCTGCAAGAGCGCCTGTGAGGCGTTCGAGGATCCTCAATACTGCTGCAGCGGAGAGTACGCGACGCCGGATACTTGCCGGCCGACCGCGTACTCGGAATTGTTCAAAAACGCGTGCCCACGAGCTTACAGTTATGCCTACGACGATGGGAGCAGCACATTTACGTGCGCTTCTGCAGATTACGACATCACCTTCTGCCCTACTCCTTCTGCCAGGTGATAAATTTTATGCTCCAAGTATTCTTTTATTTATTGCTCCATCAATTTCTTTTCAGTGCCACATTTTCATGTCAAGTTCGCATTTTTTTTGTTCCATAATTATGACGTGCAGTCCTAATACTATATTTTGTTATCTAATTCTAGTCGACAACTATTAAGTTTCCTAGAATTCAATAATGTCGTGGAATTTCTCAGACTCAAATAAATCTCATAAATTTTGGACAATTTTTAGCACTACATCGATTTCCTAGAACACATGCATTTAATTTTAGGATATAGTTCtaatttaggaaaaaaaaattcattaagCACTAATTCCAAAAGACATTTGAATGAAATACCTTGCtataaatattttgattatgttgcgacaaaaaaaaaagaacaagaTGGTTCTGTTAATTTTATATTCCAAGAAGTAATAGCTTGCTAAACATTAATCTAAACAATTAAAGATTGTAAACGTGGATTATGGCCAACACACCTTAGCTTAGAATTATGAGTCATTGTTATTTGTCTAACCTCAATTAATCACCTTCTTACATATATGAAATGCCTACCAACAGACCAATAATTAGCTTTCCACTTTAGACGTTATTTATTAAACCCAATTTTACTTtatattatacatatatatgtatatatatatatatatataaatatatcaatctggcaatgataaTTGTGACAAAAATATGTGAATATATTGGACACGTAATTTGTCCCGACTTTGGTCTTTTCAAGAAAAGAGGCGCCGACCGCTCCGTGTCCACTCCCTTACAACTTAAATTGTTCATCAAATGTTGTTTGAAACTATAgaaaaatatgatattagtATCATCATCAAACTTCCCTTTTATTCAGCTATGACAATCTTTTGTTTGGTAGAGTATCGCTGATTTTGATCCTCCTTGGATTTTTTTATGCTTCTCTCAACGTGTTACGTGAATTTAAAATATAGGTGTTAGAGATATGTGGGTAATCAGTCTTTCTGTACCATAAACTTAGCCAACTTGCGATGTGGATGATTTTAACTTGCGTTGCGTACAACCCATGCAACTAAAATAATTTGGCATTTAATTTCAATTATTAGAGTTCGCATGGAGGATATATAGAATAATAATActgtattaataataataattgtaatTATTTTGTGCAGTAATAAGAAATCAAGTGGAGGTAAAATAAGTGGGTCCAGTGACTCCTCGTTGTCATCAAGTGCTCCTTCTTATTGGGCCTACGCTTCCGTTTTCATCACCTTTCTATCAGTTTCTTGGCAGTTATGGGCTCAACCCAACTAGGCGCAACAAAGGCCCATTACTGTATCTTGTGATTGGTGGGCTTCGATATGAATGGGACCTCCGATTCCGCATGACGATCGTGGATCATAACTACTAGGGAAACGAAGCCCGACCCGAAACTGCTTTCCGCCATTTTTGGATGGTTTTGTGGATCTTGAAGCATATTTGCTTTGGAAGGGAGAGAGAGCCAAAAATGGTATGACACCGATTGCAAAAatgaattttatatatatatatatatatatatatatattgtttagtTGATTTCTTGTAAGTATTTATTTTGACTATTACATAAAGCAATATCAAAACtgtcataaaaaaatatgtacAAATTGCAACAAATGTCTCTTAAAACTATAGAAAAAGTAGCAAGAGTAAAAAGCCCTCCGCGGTACTGATCTTAATAAATATAGAGAATATCTATTAacattgtgttttttttttgttggtctttattctttattttaccGGAATACTGATATGGCGTCACACATCTTAAATTGTTTTATTTCGTTTTAGTAATTTTTGGTGTCATATTAGTTTCTTTTATGtcatatcaatattctaataaaataaaaataaaatcaattatttaatcaGCAATATTAACGTTTTTATTCTAATTTATTTTCTCCGTTTGGCTTTCCGTGCTGGGGTTGCCTCTTCCATGACATGAACATGGTGGAAAAGGCCGTGTATGGGTCCAAAAATTCAACTTGAGGATGAAAATTGTCTAAATTTAGTAATTCTTTTAATAATTAacatttcataattttaaaatattatatggaTGATCTCACGGATCAATATTTGTCATACAGATCAATATGATTTATATTTAGAgtgaaaatcaatattt is part of the Primulina eburnea isolate SZY01 chromosome 1, ASM2296580v1, whole genome shotgun sequence genome and encodes:
- the LOC140812318 gene encoding thaumatin-like protein 1, producing MTIAYRVRLYFLVSWLIMLISGGAFSATFTFVNQCSYTVWPGILSNAGTPQLSTTGFALGPGGSVPIPVPSAWSGRMWGRTFCSQNPTSGKFTCVTGDCGSGNMECSGGGAEPPATLAEFTLNGADGLDFYDVSLVDGYNLPMLVVPKNGDRGNCTVTGCIADLNAACPSDLKVTNDDGASVACKSACEAFEDPQYCCSGEYATPDTCRPTAYSELFKNACPRAYSYAYDDGSSTFTCASADYDITFCPTPSASNKKSSGGKISGSSDSSLSSSAPSYWAYASVFITFLSVSWQLWAQPN